Proteins found in one Neodiprion lecontei isolate iyNeoLeco1 chromosome 6, iyNeoLeco1.1, whole genome shotgun sequence genomic segment:
- the LOC107221100 gene encoding liprin-beta-1 isoform X3, which produces MGKGEESSAAGSEASETSFLVKTTEASKMLEAALLQMDGIISGACAEGSDSNSEWKDSVKEATKNLVSAIQNAPSLPQPPNLETVEVLLHWLQPNCLMGYTRAIAFQGNMSNSCAVNAAHLSSLPPFYATSCPSAGNEFVYRSSKEPSPMRYIAPPVPRCCLPLSPGPSMAKDSSGIRSDGKSSSMTSLPVNSSRCAGSLDRRRRRLRNRNERDQRARSHNDLICCDRERLYCSHQQFQYASNPYMNGYNNNTEERLRKLENERGALHMEVSVLSEQVDAQSNKIHELESILQEKKESLRQMEEALQREVISRSTLETQKLELLSSMSELKLKQASLEHENRSLRSNPMSNGERFSRHAGQYSSLPRPPTSSKKGVAFGKVVANSNYGAQSVPLTVKGISARCLSAPILAEEEKTVIGEAAPQPEYIPPKPLADLTMEEVGDWLSRLGLECYAAELRRWGATGAKLLEMQQNQIEKELDIKNTLHRKKLLYAIESERPNSVGFFGAEQMDSAAVLRWLDDIGLPQYKEAFQNAKIDGRVLHRLTTEDLLNLGVNAQLCAASLRRGIQVLRELNFNFDSLERRSINGNGADGRNVTLWTNHRVMEWLRVVDLAEYAPNMRGSGVHGGLMVHEGRFTSELLATLLSIPPGKTLLRRHLTTHFNQLLGREVVQHKREIESTLGFVPLTLTARLKVPKKSQFTLKRKKSKNEVDYGNLVCPLEPSPPGTPCSPSSSPGSPNLSSPIL; this is translated from the exons ATGGGAAAGGGTGAGGAAAGCAGTGCAGCTGGGTCAGAGGCGAGTGAGACTTCATTTTTGGTAAAAACTACTGAAGCTAGTAAGATGCTTGAAGCAGCTCTATTACAAATGGACGGTATCATATCAG GAGCTTGCGCAGAGGGATCTGACAGTAACTCTGAATGGAAGGATTCGGTGAAAGAAGCCACAAAGAACCTTGTGTCTGCAATCCAAAATGCTCCATCTCTCCCACAACCCCCCAATTTGGAGACTGTTGAAGTGTTATTGCACTGGCTACAACCA AACTGCCTGATGGGATACACGAGAGCGATTGCTTTTCAAGGAAACATGAGCAATTCCTGTGCCGTCAACGCGGCGCATCTATCATCTCTACCGCCTTTCTACGCTACATCTTGCCCAAG CGCCGGAAACGAGTTCGTTTACCGATCATCGAAAGAACCGTCACCGATGCGGTACATCGCTCCTCCGGTCCCTCGTTGCTGTCTTCCTCTCAGTCCGGGTCCATCAATGGCCAAAGATTCATCTGGGATTCGTTCCGACGGTAAATCCTCGAGCATGACCTCATTGCCGGTAAATTCGAGCCGGTGCGCCGGGTCCTTGGACCGAAGAAGACGTCGGCTCAGGAACAGAAACGAAAGAGACCAAAGAGCCAGGTCGCATAACGATCTGATATGCTGCGATAGGGAGAGACTTTATTGTTCTCATCAACAATTTCAATACGCGAGCAATCCGTATATGAACGGCTATAACAATAACACTGAG GAGCGTTTGAGAAAACTGGAGAACGAACGCGGCGCGTTACACATGGAGGTATCTGTGCTCTCTGAACAGGTCGATGCTCAGTCAAACAAAATACACGAACTGGAAAGCATATTgcaggagaaaaaagaatctcTGAGACAGATGGAAGAGGCTCTTCAACGG gaAGTTATCTCGAGGAGCACGTTAGAAACTCAGAAACTGGAGCTGCTAAGTTCTATGTCCGAATTGAAGCTAAAACAGGCCAGCCTAGAACATGAGAATCGAAGTTTACGCAGCAATCCCATGTCAAAC GGTGAAAGATTCAGTCGCCATGCAGGACAGTACAGCAGCTTACCTCGGCCGCCAACGTCATCAAAGAAGGGAGTCGCATTTGGTAAGGTCGTCGCAAATTCAAACTATGGCGCACAGTCTGTCCCCTTGACTGTTAAGGGAATCTCTGCTAGATGTCTGTCAGCCCCGATTCTAG CTGAGGAGGAGAAGACAGTAATCGGCGAGGCTGCACCGCAACCTGAATATATTCCACCAAAACCATTAGCCGATCTTACGATGGAGGAAGTTGGGGATTGGCTATCACGCCTAGGCCTCGAATGTTATGCAGCTGAATTGCGACGCTGGGGTGCTACAGGAGCAAAGCTATTAGAAATGCAACAGAATCAAATTGAGAAAGAGCTTGACATAAAGAACACGCTGCAtcggaaaaaattgttgtacgcTATCGAATCTGAACGACCGAATTCCGTTGGATTTTTCGGAGCTGAACAG ATGGACAGTGCAGCAGTTCTTCGATGGTTAGACGATATTGGATTACCGCAGTACAAAGAAGCTTTTCAAAACGCTAAAATAGATGGTAGAGTTTTGCATCGATTAACCACAGAAGACTTGCTAAATTTAGGGGTAAACGCCCAGTTATGTGCTGCTAGCTTACGCCGAGGAATTCAG GTCCTTCGGGAgctgaatttcaattttgacagCTTGGAGAGAAGGTCTATTAACGGAAATGGGGCTGACGGTAGGAACGTCACGTTATGGACGAATCACCGTGTCATGGAATGGCTAAGAGTCGTAGACCTTGCCGAATATGCGCCGAACATGCGCGGCTCCGGCGTTCACGGCGGATTGATGGTTCACGAGGGTCGTTTTACCTCTGAATTACTAGCTACTTTGCTCAGCATTCCTCCAGGAAAGACGCTACTCCGCCGGCATCTGACAACTCACTTCAACCAACTTTTAGGAAGAGAGGTCGTCCAGCACAAACGGGAGATTGAGAGTACCTTAGGATTCGTGCCCCTCACTCTGACTGCCAGATTAAAA GTACCAAAGAAATCCCAGTTCACGTTAAAgcgaaagaaaagtaaaaatgaagTGGATTATGGGAACCTAGTTTGTCCTCTGGAACCTTCACCACCAGGTACACCGTGTTCGCCTTCTTCAAGCCCTGGCAGTCCTAATCTGAGCTCACCCATTCTCTAA
- the LOC107221100 gene encoding liprin-beta-1 isoform X1, which produces MEDSWGGGLMGGGERQDLDPITEEEDRSYPKDSQSDSSDTTSTMKRNASKETTSDVYDSSATSSTSEPGDEYPEVYSRNVAIELPGPPLDLRNDCRSQSCLCQNCLMGYTRAIAFQGNMSNSCAVNAAHLSSLPPFYATSCPSAGNEFVYRSSKEPSPMRYIAPPVPRCCLPLSPGPSMAKDSSGIRSDGKSSSMTSLPVNSSRCAGSLDRRRRRLRNRNERDQRARSHNDLICCDRERLYCSHQQFQYASNPYMNGYNNNTEERLRKLENERGALHMEVSVLSEQVDAQSNKIHELESILQEKKESLRQMEEALQREVISRSTLETQKLELLSSMSELKLKQASLEHENRSLRSNPMSNGERFSRHAGQYSSLPRPPTSSKKGVAFGKVVANSNYGAQSVPLTVKGISARCLSAPILAEEEKTVIGEAAPQPEYIPPKPLADLTMEEVGDWLSRLGLECYAAELRRWGATGAKLLEMQQNQIEKELDIKNTLHRKKLLYAIESERPNSVGFFGAEQMDSAAVLRWLDDIGLPQYKEAFQNAKIDGRVLHRLTTEDLLNLGVNAQLCAASLRRGIQVLRELNFNFDSLERRSINGNGADGRNVTLWTNHRVMEWLRVVDLAEYAPNMRGSGVHGGLMVHEGRFTSELLATLLSIPPGKTLLRRHLTTHFNQLLGREVVQHKREIESTLGFVPLTLTARLKVPKKSQFTLKRKKSKNEVDYGNLVCPLEPSPPGTPCSPSSSPGSPNLSSPIL; this is translated from the exons ATGGAAGATTCTTGGGGTGGTGGGCTCATGGGAGGAGGAGAACGTCAAGATTTGGATCCGATCACCGAGGAGGAAGACAGAAGCTATCCGAAAG ATTCACAATCCGATTCATCGGACACAACATCGACAATGAAACGGAACGCGTCCAAGGAGACGACGTCGGACGTTTACGACTCTTCGGCGACATCTTCCACGTCGGAACCCGGCGACGAATATCCCGAAGTTTATTCACGTAACGTTGCAATCGAACTGCCTGGACCACCGTTAGATTTACGCAACGATTGCAGGTCACAGAGTTGCCTTTGCcag AACTGCCTGATGGGATACACGAGAGCGATTGCTTTTCAAGGAAACATGAGCAATTCCTGTGCCGTCAACGCGGCGCATCTATCATCTCTACCGCCTTTCTACGCTACATCTTGCCCAAG CGCCGGAAACGAGTTCGTTTACCGATCATCGAAAGAACCGTCACCGATGCGGTACATCGCTCCTCCGGTCCCTCGTTGCTGTCTTCCTCTCAGTCCGGGTCCATCAATGGCCAAAGATTCATCTGGGATTCGTTCCGACGGTAAATCCTCGAGCATGACCTCATTGCCGGTAAATTCGAGCCGGTGCGCCGGGTCCTTGGACCGAAGAAGACGTCGGCTCAGGAACAGAAACGAAAGAGACCAAAGAGCCAGGTCGCATAACGATCTGATATGCTGCGATAGGGAGAGACTTTATTGTTCTCATCAACAATTTCAATACGCGAGCAATCCGTATATGAACGGCTATAACAATAACACTGAG GAGCGTTTGAGAAAACTGGAGAACGAACGCGGCGCGTTACACATGGAGGTATCTGTGCTCTCTGAACAGGTCGATGCTCAGTCAAACAAAATACACGAACTGGAAAGCATATTgcaggagaaaaaagaatctcTGAGACAGATGGAAGAGGCTCTTCAACGG gaAGTTATCTCGAGGAGCACGTTAGAAACTCAGAAACTGGAGCTGCTAAGTTCTATGTCCGAATTGAAGCTAAAACAGGCCAGCCTAGAACATGAGAATCGAAGTTTACGCAGCAATCCCATGTCAAAC GGTGAAAGATTCAGTCGCCATGCAGGACAGTACAGCAGCTTACCTCGGCCGCCAACGTCATCAAAGAAGGGAGTCGCATTTGGTAAGGTCGTCGCAAATTCAAACTATGGCGCACAGTCTGTCCCCTTGACTGTTAAGGGAATCTCTGCTAGATGTCTGTCAGCCCCGATTCTAG CTGAGGAGGAGAAGACAGTAATCGGCGAGGCTGCACCGCAACCTGAATATATTCCACCAAAACCATTAGCCGATCTTACGATGGAGGAAGTTGGGGATTGGCTATCACGCCTAGGCCTCGAATGTTATGCAGCTGAATTGCGACGCTGGGGTGCTACAGGAGCAAAGCTATTAGAAATGCAACAGAATCAAATTGAGAAAGAGCTTGACATAAAGAACACGCTGCAtcggaaaaaattgttgtacgcTATCGAATCTGAACGACCGAATTCCGTTGGATTTTTCGGAGCTGAACAG ATGGACAGTGCAGCAGTTCTTCGATGGTTAGACGATATTGGATTACCGCAGTACAAAGAAGCTTTTCAAAACGCTAAAATAGATGGTAGAGTTTTGCATCGATTAACCACAGAAGACTTGCTAAATTTAGGGGTAAACGCCCAGTTATGTGCTGCTAGCTTACGCCGAGGAATTCAG GTCCTTCGGGAgctgaatttcaattttgacagCTTGGAGAGAAGGTCTATTAACGGAAATGGGGCTGACGGTAGGAACGTCACGTTATGGACGAATCACCGTGTCATGGAATGGCTAAGAGTCGTAGACCTTGCCGAATATGCGCCGAACATGCGCGGCTCCGGCGTTCACGGCGGATTGATGGTTCACGAGGGTCGTTTTACCTCTGAATTACTAGCTACTTTGCTCAGCATTCCTCCAGGAAAGACGCTACTCCGCCGGCATCTGACAACTCACTTCAACCAACTTTTAGGAAGAGAGGTCGTCCAGCACAAACGGGAGATTGAGAGTACCTTAGGATTCGTGCCCCTCACTCTGACTGCCAGATTAAAA GTACCAAAGAAATCCCAGTTCACGTTAAAgcgaaagaaaagtaaaaatgaagTGGATTATGGGAACCTAGTTTGTCCTCTGGAACCTTCACCACCAGGTACACCGTGTTCGCCTTCTTCAAGCCCTGGCAGTCCTAATCTGAGCTCACCCATTCTCTAA
- the LOC107221100 gene encoding liprin-beta-1 isoform X4 has product MEDSWGGGLMGGGERQDLDPITEEEDRSYPKDSQSDSSDTTSTMKRNASKETTSDVYDSSATSSTSEPGDEYPEVYSRNVAIELPGPPLDLRNDCRSQSCLCQNCLMGYTRAIAFQGNMSNSCAVNAAHLSSLPPFYATSCPSAGNEFVYRSSKEPSPMRYIAPPVPRCCLPLSPGPSMAKDSSGIRSDGKSSSMTSLPVNSSRCAGSLDRRRRRLRNRNERDQRARSHNDLICCDRERLYCSHQQFQYASNPYMNGYNNNTEERLRKLENERGALHMEVSVLSEQVDAQSNKIHELESILQEKKESLRQMEEALQREVISRSTLETQKLELLSSMSELKLKQASLEHENRSLRSNPMSNGERFSRHAGQYSSLPRPPTSSKKGVAFAEEEKTVIGEAAPQPEYIPPKPLADLTMEEVGDWLSRLGLECYAAELRRWGATGAKLLEMQQNQIEKELDIKNTLHRKKLLYAIESERPNSVGFFGAEQMDSAAVLRWLDDIGLPQYKEAFQNAKIDGRVLHRLTTEDLLNLGVNAQLCAASLRRGIQVLRELNFNFDSLERRSINGNGADGRNVTLWTNHRVMEWLRVVDLAEYAPNMRGSGVHGGLMVHEGRFTSELLATLLSIPPGKTLLRRHLTTHFNQLLGREVVQHKREIESTLGFVPLTLTARLKVPKKSQFTLKRKKSKNEVDYGNLVCPLEPSPPGTPCSPSSSPGSPNLSSPIL; this is encoded by the exons ATGGAAGATTCTTGGGGTGGTGGGCTCATGGGAGGAGGAGAACGTCAAGATTTGGATCCGATCACCGAGGAGGAAGACAGAAGCTATCCGAAAG ATTCACAATCCGATTCATCGGACACAACATCGACAATGAAACGGAACGCGTCCAAGGAGACGACGTCGGACGTTTACGACTCTTCGGCGACATCTTCCACGTCGGAACCCGGCGACGAATATCCCGAAGTTTATTCACGTAACGTTGCAATCGAACTGCCTGGACCACCGTTAGATTTACGCAACGATTGCAGGTCACAGAGTTGCCTTTGCcag AACTGCCTGATGGGATACACGAGAGCGATTGCTTTTCAAGGAAACATGAGCAATTCCTGTGCCGTCAACGCGGCGCATCTATCATCTCTACCGCCTTTCTACGCTACATCTTGCCCAAG CGCCGGAAACGAGTTCGTTTACCGATCATCGAAAGAACCGTCACCGATGCGGTACATCGCTCCTCCGGTCCCTCGTTGCTGTCTTCCTCTCAGTCCGGGTCCATCAATGGCCAAAGATTCATCTGGGATTCGTTCCGACGGTAAATCCTCGAGCATGACCTCATTGCCGGTAAATTCGAGCCGGTGCGCCGGGTCCTTGGACCGAAGAAGACGTCGGCTCAGGAACAGAAACGAAAGAGACCAAAGAGCCAGGTCGCATAACGATCTGATATGCTGCGATAGGGAGAGACTTTATTGTTCTCATCAACAATTTCAATACGCGAGCAATCCGTATATGAACGGCTATAACAATAACACTGAG GAGCGTTTGAGAAAACTGGAGAACGAACGCGGCGCGTTACACATGGAGGTATCTGTGCTCTCTGAACAGGTCGATGCTCAGTCAAACAAAATACACGAACTGGAAAGCATATTgcaggagaaaaaagaatctcTGAGACAGATGGAAGAGGCTCTTCAACGG gaAGTTATCTCGAGGAGCACGTTAGAAACTCAGAAACTGGAGCTGCTAAGTTCTATGTCCGAATTGAAGCTAAAACAGGCCAGCCTAGAACATGAGAATCGAAGTTTACGCAGCAATCCCATGTCAAAC GGTGAAAGATTCAGTCGCCATGCAGGACAGTACAGCAGCTTACCTCGGCCGCCAACGTCATCAAAGAAGGGAGTCGCATTTG CTGAGGAGGAGAAGACAGTAATCGGCGAGGCTGCACCGCAACCTGAATATATTCCACCAAAACCATTAGCCGATCTTACGATGGAGGAAGTTGGGGATTGGCTATCACGCCTAGGCCTCGAATGTTATGCAGCTGAATTGCGACGCTGGGGTGCTACAGGAGCAAAGCTATTAGAAATGCAACAGAATCAAATTGAGAAAGAGCTTGACATAAAGAACACGCTGCAtcggaaaaaattgttgtacgcTATCGAATCTGAACGACCGAATTCCGTTGGATTTTTCGGAGCTGAACAG ATGGACAGTGCAGCAGTTCTTCGATGGTTAGACGATATTGGATTACCGCAGTACAAAGAAGCTTTTCAAAACGCTAAAATAGATGGTAGAGTTTTGCATCGATTAACCACAGAAGACTTGCTAAATTTAGGGGTAAACGCCCAGTTATGTGCTGCTAGCTTACGCCGAGGAATTCAG GTCCTTCGGGAgctgaatttcaattttgacagCTTGGAGAGAAGGTCTATTAACGGAAATGGGGCTGACGGTAGGAACGTCACGTTATGGACGAATCACCGTGTCATGGAATGGCTAAGAGTCGTAGACCTTGCCGAATATGCGCCGAACATGCGCGGCTCCGGCGTTCACGGCGGATTGATGGTTCACGAGGGTCGTTTTACCTCTGAATTACTAGCTACTTTGCTCAGCATTCCTCCAGGAAAGACGCTACTCCGCCGGCATCTGACAACTCACTTCAACCAACTTTTAGGAAGAGAGGTCGTCCAGCACAAACGGGAGATTGAGAGTACCTTAGGATTCGTGCCCCTCACTCTGACTGCCAGATTAAAA GTACCAAAGAAATCCCAGTTCACGTTAAAgcgaaagaaaagtaaaaatgaagTGGATTATGGGAACCTAGTTTGTCCTCTGGAACCTTCACCACCAGGTACACCGTGTTCGCCTTCTTCAAGCCCTGGCAGTCCTAATCTGAGCTCACCCATTCTCTAA
- the LOC107221100 gene encoding liprin-beta-1 isoform X5, translating into MEDSWGGGLMGGGERQDLDPITEEEDRSYPKDSQSDSSDTTSTMKRNASKETTSDVYDSSATSSTSEPGDEYPEVYSRNVAIELPGPPLDLRNDCRSQSCLCQNCLMGYTRAIAFQGNMSNSCAVNAAHLSSLPPFYATSCPSAGNEFVYRSSKEPSPMRYIAPPVPRCCLPLSPGPSMAKDSSGIRSDGKSSSMTSLPVNSSRCAGSLDRRRRRLRNRNERDQRARSHNDLICCDRERLYCSHQQFQYASNPYMNGYNNNTEERLRKLENERGALHMEVSVLSEQVDAQSNKIHELESILQEKKESLRQMEEALQREVISRSTLETQKLELLSSMSELKLKQASLEHENRSLRSNPMSNGERFSRHAGQYSSLPRPPTSSKKGVAFGKVVANSNYGAQSVPLTVKGISARCLSAPILAEEEKTVIGEAAPQPEYIPPKPLADLTMEEVGDWLSRLGLECYAAELRRWGATGAKLLEMQQNQIEKELDIKNTLHRKKLLYAIESERPNSVGFFGAEQMDSAAVLRWLDDIGLPQYKEAFQNAKIDGRVLHRLTTEDLLNLGVNAQLCAASLRRGIQVLRELNFNFDSLERRSINGNGADGRNVTLWTNHRVMEWLRVVDLAEYAPNMRGSGVHGGLMVHEGRFTSELLATLLSIPPGKTLLRRHLTTHFNQLLGREVVQHKREIESTLGFVPLTLTARLKVEKLRNTNE; encoded by the exons ATGGAAGATTCTTGGGGTGGTGGGCTCATGGGAGGAGGAGAACGTCAAGATTTGGATCCGATCACCGAGGAGGAAGACAGAAGCTATCCGAAAG ATTCACAATCCGATTCATCGGACACAACATCGACAATGAAACGGAACGCGTCCAAGGAGACGACGTCGGACGTTTACGACTCTTCGGCGACATCTTCCACGTCGGAACCCGGCGACGAATATCCCGAAGTTTATTCACGTAACGTTGCAATCGAACTGCCTGGACCACCGTTAGATTTACGCAACGATTGCAGGTCACAGAGTTGCCTTTGCcag AACTGCCTGATGGGATACACGAGAGCGATTGCTTTTCAAGGAAACATGAGCAATTCCTGTGCCGTCAACGCGGCGCATCTATCATCTCTACCGCCTTTCTACGCTACATCTTGCCCAAG CGCCGGAAACGAGTTCGTTTACCGATCATCGAAAGAACCGTCACCGATGCGGTACATCGCTCCTCCGGTCCCTCGTTGCTGTCTTCCTCTCAGTCCGGGTCCATCAATGGCCAAAGATTCATCTGGGATTCGTTCCGACGGTAAATCCTCGAGCATGACCTCATTGCCGGTAAATTCGAGCCGGTGCGCCGGGTCCTTGGACCGAAGAAGACGTCGGCTCAGGAACAGAAACGAAAGAGACCAAAGAGCCAGGTCGCATAACGATCTGATATGCTGCGATAGGGAGAGACTTTATTGTTCTCATCAACAATTTCAATACGCGAGCAATCCGTATATGAACGGCTATAACAATAACACTGAG GAGCGTTTGAGAAAACTGGAGAACGAACGCGGCGCGTTACACATGGAGGTATCTGTGCTCTCTGAACAGGTCGATGCTCAGTCAAACAAAATACACGAACTGGAAAGCATATTgcaggagaaaaaagaatctcTGAGACAGATGGAAGAGGCTCTTCAACGG gaAGTTATCTCGAGGAGCACGTTAGAAACTCAGAAACTGGAGCTGCTAAGTTCTATGTCCGAATTGAAGCTAAAACAGGCCAGCCTAGAACATGAGAATCGAAGTTTACGCAGCAATCCCATGTCAAAC GGTGAAAGATTCAGTCGCCATGCAGGACAGTACAGCAGCTTACCTCGGCCGCCAACGTCATCAAAGAAGGGAGTCGCATTTGGTAAGGTCGTCGCAAATTCAAACTATGGCGCACAGTCTGTCCCCTTGACTGTTAAGGGAATCTCTGCTAGATGTCTGTCAGCCCCGATTCTAG CTGAGGAGGAGAAGACAGTAATCGGCGAGGCTGCACCGCAACCTGAATATATTCCACCAAAACCATTAGCCGATCTTACGATGGAGGAAGTTGGGGATTGGCTATCACGCCTAGGCCTCGAATGTTATGCAGCTGAATTGCGACGCTGGGGTGCTACAGGAGCAAAGCTATTAGAAATGCAACAGAATCAAATTGAGAAAGAGCTTGACATAAAGAACACGCTGCAtcggaaaaaattgttgtacgcTATCGAATCTGAACGACCGAATTCCGTTGGATTTTTCGGAGCTGAACAG ATGGACAGTGCAGCAGTTCTTCGATGGTTAGACGATATTGGATTACCGCAGTACAAAGAAGCTTTTCAAAACGCTAAAATAGATGGTAGAGTTTTGCATCGATTAACCACAGAAGACTTGCTAAATTTAGGGGTAAACGCCCAGTTATGTGCTGCTAGCTTACGCCGAGGAATTCAG GTCCTTCGGGAgctgaatttcaattttgacagCTTGGAGAGAAGGTCTATTAACGGAAATGGGGCTGACGGTAGGAACGTCACGTTATGGACGAATCACCGTGTCATGGAATGGCTAAGAGTCGTAGACCTTGCCGAATATGCGCCGAACATGCGCGGCTCCGGCGTTCACGGCGGATTGATGGTTCACGAGGGTCGTTTTACCTCTGAATTACTAGCTACTTTGCTCAGCATTCCTCCAGGAAAGACGCTACTCCGCCGGCATCTGACAACTCACTTCAACCAACTTTTAGGAAGAGAGGTCGTCCAGCACAAACGGGAGATTGAGAGTACCTTAGGATTCGTGCCCCTCACTCTGACTGCCAGATTAAAA GTAGAGAAATTACGGAACACAAACGAGTAA
- the LOC107221100 gene encoding liprin-beta-1 isoform X2: MEDSWGGGLMGGGERQDLDPITEEEDRSYPKDSQSDSSDTTSTMKRNASKETTSDVYDSSATSSTSEPGDEYPEVYSRNVAIELPGPPLDLRNDCRSQSCLCQNCLMGYTRAIAFQGNMSNSCAVNAAHLSSLPPFYATSCPSAGNEFVYRSSKEPSPMRYIAPPVPRCCLPLSPGPSMAKDSSGIRSDGKSSSMTSLPVNSSRCAGSLDRRRRRLRNRNERDQRARSHNDLICCDRERLYCSHQQFQYASNPYMNGYNNNTEERLRKLENERGALHMEVSVLSEQVDAQSNKIHELESILQEKKESLRQMEEALQREVISRSTLETQKLELLSSMSELKLKQASLEHENRSLRSNPMSNGERFSRHAGQYSSLPRPPTSSKKGVAFGKVVANSNYGAQSVPLTVKGISARCLSAPILAEEEKTVIGEAAPQPEYIPPKPLADLTMEEVGDWLSRLGLECYAAELRRWGATGAKLLEMQQNQIEKELDIKNTLHRKKLLYAIESERPNSVGFFGAEQMDSAAVLRWLDDIGLPQYKEAFQNAKIDGRVLHRLTTEDLLNLGVNAQLCAASLRRGIQVLRELNFNFDSLERRSINGNGADGRNVTLWTNHRVMEWLRVVDLAEYAPNMRGSGVHGGLMVHEGRFTSELLATLLSIPPGKTLLRRHLTTHFNQLLGREVVQHKREIESTLGFVPLTLTARLKVPKKSQFTLKRKKSKNEVDYGNLVCPLEPSPPGREITEHKRVIGCI, encoded by the exons ATGGAAGATTCTTGGGGTGGTGGGCTCATGGGAGGAGGAGAACGTCAAGATTTGGATCCGATCACCGAGGAGGAAGACAGAAGCTATCCGAAAG ATTCACAATCCGATTCATCGGACACAACATCGACAATGAAACGGAACGCGTCCAAGGAGACGACGTCGGACGTTTACGACTCTTCGGCGACATCTTCCACGTCGGAACCCGGCGACGAATATCCCGAAGTTTATTCACGTAACGTTGCAATCGAACTGCCTGGACCACCGTTAGATTTACGCAACGATTGCAGGTCACAGAGTTGCCTTTGCcag AACTGCCTGATGGGATACACGAGAGCGATTGCTTTTCAAGGAAACATGAGCAATTCCTGTGCCGTCAACGCGGCGCATCTATCATCTCTACCGCCTTTCTACGCTACATCTTGCCCAAG CGCCGGAAACGAGTTCGTTTACCGATCATCGAAAGAACCGTCACCGATGCGGTACATCGCTCCTCCGGTCCCTCGTTGCTGTCTTCCTCTCAGTCCGGGTCCATCAATGGCCAAAGATTCATCTGGGATTCGTTCCGACGGTAAATCCTCGAGCATGACCTCATTGCCGGTAAATTCGAGCCGGTGCGCCGGGTCCTTGGACCGAAGAAGACGTCGGCTCAGGAACAGAAACGAAAGAGACCAAAGAGCCAGGTCGCATAACGATCTGATATGCTGCGATAGGGAGAGACTTTATTGTTCTCATCAACAATTTCAATACGCGAGCAATCCGTATATGAACGGCTATAACAATAACACTGAG GAGCGTTTGAGAAAACTGGAGAACGAACGCGGCGCGTTACACATGGAGGTATCTGTGCTCTCTGAACAGGTCGATGCTCAGTCAAACAAAATACACGAACTGGAAAGCATATTgcaggagaaaaaagaatctcTGAGACAGATGGAAGAGGCTCTTCAACGG gaAGTTATCTCGAGGAGCACGTTAGAAACTCAGAAACTGGAGCTGCTAAGTTCTATGTCCGAATTGAAGCTAAAACAGGCCAGCCTAGAACATGAGAATCGAAGTTTACGCAGCAATCCCATGTCAAAC GGTGAAAGATTCAGTCGCCATGCAGGACAGTACAGCAGCTTACCTCGGCCGCCAACGTCATCAAAGAAGGGAGTCGCATTTGGTAAGGTCGTCGCAAATTCAAACTATGGCGCACAGTCTGTCCCCTTGACTGTTAAGGGAATCTCTGCTAGATGTCTGTCAGCCCCGATTCTAG CTGAGGAGGAGAAGACAGTAATCGGCGAGGCTGCACCGCAACCTGAATATATTCCACCAAAACCATTAGCCGATCTTACGATGGAGGAAGTTGGGGATTGGCTATCACGCCTAGGCCTCGAATGTTATGCAGCTGAATTGCGACGCTGGGGTGCTACAGGAGCAAAGCTATTAGAAATGCAACAGAATCAAATTGAGAAAGAGCTTGACATAAAGAACACGCTGCAtcggaaaaaattgttgtacgcTATCGAATCTGAACGACCGAATTCCGTTGGATTTTTCGGAGCTGAACAG ATGGACAGTGCAGCAGTTCTTCGATGGTTAGACGATATTGGATTACCGCAGTACAAAGAAGCTTTTCAAAACGCTAAAATAGATGGTAGAGTTTTGCATCGATTAACCACAGAAGACTTGCTAAATTTAGGGGTAAACGCCCAGTTATGTGCTGCTAGCTTACGCCGAGGAATTCAG GTCCTTCGGGAgctgaatttcaattttgacagCTTGGAGAGAAGGTCTATTAACGGAAATGGGGCTGACGGTAGGAACGTCACGTTATGGACGAATCACCGTGTCATGGAATGGCTAAGAGTCGTAGACCTTGCCGAATATGCGCCGAACATGCGCGGCTCCGGCGTTCACGGCGGATTGATGGTTCACGAGGGTCGTTTTACCTCTGAATTACTAGCTACTTTGCTCAGCATTCCTCCAGGAAAGACGCTACTCCGCCGGCATCTGACAACTCACTTCAACCAACTTTTAGGAAGAGAGGTCGTCCAGCACAAACGGGAGATTGAGAGTACCTTAGGATTCGTGCCCCTCACTCTGACTGCCAGATTAAAA GTACCAAAGAAATCCCAGTTCACGTTAAAgcgaaagaaaagtaaaaatgaagTGGATTATGGGAACCTAGTTTGTCCTCTGGAACCTTCACCACCAG GTAGAGAAATTACGGAACACAAACGAGTAATTGGTTGCATATAG